Proteins from a genomic interval of Paenibacillus sp. FSL H8-0048:
- a CDS encoding DUF3278 domain-containing protein has protein sequence MLSNMEKRMLKPFVGYIKERDEYQQGEIHRILAGACMHALYLTSGLMLISLIMDTIHHTFTFGTMALFIVQQFLAYYILIRLRKTGVAETEYDSDADYEQIINALKKKYFLAGAQWGITMFILMEFLFPALAGEKIEIHLFNILLWCIAGAAFGIITYFLQKRNIKKII, from the coding sequence ATGCTGAGTAATATGGAGAAGAGAATGTTAAAGCCATTTGTTGGCTATATAAAGGAACGAGATGAGTATCAGCAGGGAGAGATTCATAGAATTCTTGCCGGTGCCTGTATGCATGCCTTATATCTGACGTCCGGTCTTATGCTTATCAGCTTAATTATGGATACCATACACCACACATTCACCTTCGGAACGATGGCTCTGTTCATTGTGCAGCAGTTCTTAGCCTACTACATCCTTATCCGGCTCCGAAAAACCGGAGTTGCCGAAACGGAATATGACTCAGATGCAGATTATGAACAAATCATTAATGCGTTGAAGAAAAAGTATTTCTTGGCAGGTGCCCAGTGGGGCATCACTATGTTCATCCTGATGGAGTTCCTGTTCCCGGCGTTAGCTGGCGAGAAGATCGAAATTCACCTGTTCAACATTCTGCTCTGGTGCATCGCGGGCGCTGCCTTTGGGATCATTACATATTTTCTTCAAAAAAGAAACATTAAGAAAATCATTTAG
- a CDS encoding NCS2 family permease translates to MNRFFKLKENGTTVRTEIMAGITTFMAMAYILSVNPSTLTAFGRIDMGWYSVFLATALAAGIFTIAMGVFINFPVALAPGMGLNAYFASVVLSSATTEHEFTWQMGLTAVFISGIIFILLTITRVRQILLTAIPDSLKHAITVGIGMFITIIGLKNSGLMTIGVEAGSDIAANKFTDVLSFETVIHMGSLENTNVQLVIIGLLLISILMVLRVRGAILFGILGTTVAAILMGAVDFSSLSNPQTPWIPDFTQLNFWEFDWEGIMHTGIVSAIATFTFVELFDTFGTLVGTAERAGIMKNPEEGKKRVGNAMFVDAVAVAGGAMLGTSTTTAYVESAAGVAEGGRTGLTAVTTGICFLLALFLAPVVALIPGPATAAALIIVGVLMAQSIRDIDFQDMVLAIPAFLTFVIMPFTYNIANGISFGIVTYVILACVANIAGKKKYDIHWMMWVLAVLIILRYVLIGSQG, encoded by the coding sequence TTGAACCGCTTTTTCAAACTGAAAGAGAACGGCACCACAGTACGTACAGAGATCATGGCCGGTATAACCACGTTTATGGCAATGGCTTATATTCTGTCGGTTAATCCAAGCACGCTGACTGCCTTCGGCCGCATTGATATGGGCTGGTATTCCGTATTCCTTGCGACAGCGCTGGCAGCCGGTATTTTCACCATTGCCATGGGGGTATTCATTAACTTCCCGGTCGCTCTGGCACCTGGTATGGGCCTTAACGCATATTTTGCATCCGTAGTCTTATCCTCTGCCACCACTGAACATGAGTTCACCTGGCAGATGGGTCTTACCGCCGTATTTATCTCCGGGATTATCTTCATCCTCCTGACCATTACCCGGGTCCGGCAAATTCTGCTTACTGCCATTCCTGACAGCCTGAAGCATGCAATCACTGTCGGTATCGGAATGTTCATTACCATTATTGGCCTGAAGAACAGCGGACTGATGACTATCGGCGTTGAAGCAGGAAGTGATATCGCCGCTAACAAATTTACAGATGTACTTTCTTTTGAAACTGTAATTCATATGGGCAGCCTGGAGAACACCAATGTTCAACTCGTCATTATCGGCCTGCTGCTGATCTCCATCTTAATGGTACTGCGTGTTCGCGGTGCTATCCTGTTCGGAATTCTCGGAACTACCGTCGCTGCAATCCTCATGGGTGCTGTAGATTTCAGCTCACTGAGCAACCCGCAGACGCCATGGATTCCTGATTTCACACAGCTTAACTTCTGGGAATTCGACTGGGAAGGCATTATGCACACCGGTATCGTATCGGCGATTGCCACCTTTACCTTCGTAGAACTGTTCGATACCTTCGGTACGCTGGTGGGTACTGCTGAACGTGCCGGAATCATGAAGAACCCTGAAGAGGGCAAAAAGCGTGTCGGCAATGCCATGTTCGTAGATGCGGTAGCTGTTGCGGGCGGTGCGATGCTGGGGACTTCCACTACTACCGCTTATGTTGAGAGTGCAGCCGGTGTTGCTGAAGGCGGACGTACGGGTCTGACTGCAGTAACTACAGGGATCTGCTTCCTGCTTGCTTTGTTCCTGGCTCCGGTAGTCGCATTGATCCCAGGTCCGGCCACAGCGGCAGCGCTGATTATTGTCGGTGTACTCATGGCTCAATCGATCCGTGACATTGACTTCCAGGACATGGTACTGGCAATTCCGGCCTTCCTGACCTTTGTAATCATGCCGTTTACGTATAACATTGCTAACGGGATCTCATTCGGGATTGTTACTTATGTTATTCTGGCTTGTGTTGCGAATATCGCCGGCAAGAAGAAATATGATATCCACTGGATGATGTGGGTGCTGGCGGTGCTGATCATTCTGCGTTATGTTCTGATCGGCAGCCAAGGCTAA
- a CDS encoding aminoglycoside phosphotransferase family protein yields the protein MKINQEALYIALSQLFKTTITAADYQTLQLHGGTLGDVQLITGTAGTAAGAQLPYRIVLKIQKKWERYDDPHSWRREYDLYASPLGATFTESFRWPVCYHAEMNEAGDEMRLWLEYMDGSSGLELTGDMYEQAALELGRYQGKLYAEQPEVLQSLTNLSHADLMKNTYLHYRSWPVVYDYIRLEECEFPQHIRQMLIDIDEQSDDIFARIERLPLVLCHRDFWVTNIIYTGGTIALIDWDTSGWGYLGEDIASLIADEVDLDHMIEYYQRCVPAYYRGFAEYAGEIAPLAGHCVYEFILLVFGYRMVEGYLHTDSDDKKTECLDTLEKIYEMKSL from the coding sequence ATGAAGATAAACCAAGAAGCTTTATATATTGCTCTATCCCAGCTTTTTAAAACAACGATTACAGCTGCTGATTACCAGACGTTACAGCTGCATGGCGGGACCTTGGGAGATGTGCAGCTGATTACCGGAACGGCCGGAACGGCTGCAGGAGCGCAGTTGCCTTACCGGATCGTGCTGAAAATCCAGAAGAAATGGGAGCGTTACGATGATCCGCATTCCTGGCGGCGGGAATATGACCTCTACGCTTCGCCGCTCGGTGCAACCTTCACGGAATCTTTCCGCTGGCCGGTGTGTTATCATGCCGAGATGAATGAAGCCGGGGATGAAATGAGGCTGTGGCTGGAATATATGGATGGCAGCTCCGGCCTGGAGCTGACCGGTGACATGTATGAACAGGCGGCGCTGGAGCTGGGACGCTATCAAGGGAAATTGTACGCAGAGCAGCCTGAAGTGCTGCAGAGTCTGACCAACCTGAGCCATGCGGACCTCATGAAAAATACGTATCTGCACTACCGGTCATGGCCGGTTGTCTACGACTATATCCGCTTAGAGGAATGCGAATTCCCGCAGCATATCCGGCAAATGCTCATCGATATCGATGAGCAATCAGATGATATTTTTGCCCGGATTGAACGCCTGCCTCTGGTATTATGCCACCGGGACTTCTGGGTAACCAACATCATCTATACTGGCGGGACCATCGCGCTGATCGACTGGGATACCTCGGGCTGGGGTTACCTCGGCGAGGACATCGCCAGCCTGATTGCGGATGAGGTGGATCTTGATCACATGATTGAATACTATCAGCGCTGCGTCCCTGCTTATTACCGGGGCTTCGCGGAATATGCGGGAGAGATTGCCCCTCTTGCCGGCCACTGCGTCTACGAATTCATCCTGCTCGTATTCGGATACCGGATGGTGGAGGGATATCTCCATACGGATAGTGATGACAAGAAGACAGAGTGTCTGGATACGCTTGAGAAGATTTATGAGATGAAGAGCTTGTAG
- the rsgA gene encoding ribosome small subunit-dependent GTPase A, producing MINLTTYGYTEIEEVPAGLLPGRITELRRERFTVITERGELTAVLKGTFYHIAESREDFPCVGDFVLLRPNGSGDSLIVTLLPRRSKFSRANYSGHAAGYTKTILEQVVATNFDYVFILSSLNWDFNVTRMMRYLTQARQSGGRPVVILTKADLTEDWSRPLAEVQQSMPDVPVHAVSSRTGHGLHELDAYLNPGSTVVFLGMSGVGKSSLLNALMERDVMKVSAIREEDSRGRHTTTHRQLFKLPSGAMVIDTPGMRELGLFDAEEGISAGFSDVEEWFSACRFKDCRHEAEPGCAVLAALAEGSLTRERWERYNSQLQENRFVQDRTNYLRGKDARNQSAAMQRKQMKKHGGRYK from the coding sequence ATGATTAATCTTACAACCTATGGCTACACCGAAATAGAGGAAGTTCCCGCCGGGCTGCTACCCGGCAGAATTACAGAGCTCCGGCGGGAGCGCTTCACGGTAATCACTGAGCGGGGCGAGTTGACCGCTGTACTCAAAGGCACGTTCTATCATATTGCGGAATCCCGTGAAGACTTCCCTTGCGTGGGGGATTTCGTCCTGCTGCGCCCGAATGGGAGCGGTGATTCGCTTATCGTTACGCTTCTCCCCCGCCGCTCCAAGTTCTCGCGTGCGAATTATTCGGGTCATGCCGCAGGCTATACCAAAACCATTCTGGAGCAGGTCGTGGCCACCAACTTTGACTATGTATTTATTCTGTCCTCCCTGAACTGGGATTTCAATGTTACCCGGATGATGCGCTACCTGACTCAGGCCAGACAGAGCGGCGGCCGGCCGGTGGTCATTCTGACCAAGGCAGACCTTACTGAAGACTGGAGCCGTCCTCTGGCAGAAGTCCAGCAAAGCATGCCGGATGTGCCGGTGCACGCAGTATCCAGTCGTACCGGTCACGGGCTGCATGAGCTTGATGCCTATCTTAATCCAGGTTCGACTGTCGTCTTCCTCGGCATGTCCGGGGTAGGCAAATCGTCGCTGCTCAACGCCCTGATGGAACGGGATGTTATGAAGGTCAGTGCCATCCGGGAGGAAGACAGCCGGGGACGCCATACCACCACACACCGCCAGTTGTTCAAGCTCCCCTCAGGCGCCATGGTGATTGATACGCCCGGGATGCGGGAGCTTGGATTATTCGACGCCGAGGAAGGCATCTCTGCCGGCTTCAGCGATGTCGAGGAATGGTTCTCTGCGTGCCGGTTCAAGGATTGCCGCCATGAGGCGGAGCCGGGCTGTGCGGTACTCGCTGCCCTGGCGGAGGGCTCTCTGACGCGTGAACGCTGGGAGCGTTACAACTCACAGCTGCAGGAGAACCGGTTCGTCCAGGACAGAACTAACTATCTCAGGGGCAAGGATGCCCGCAATCAGTCAGCTGCAATGCAGCGCAAGCAAATGAAGAAACACGGAGGACGATACAAATGA
- a CDS encoding glycosyltransferase family 39 protein, which produces MTKNVRAAATVILMLFLFILPVTSIYAEGNLLQNPGFEEGEEGAPAGWSKDMWIAGDAAGSISVQSEEVHSGSKAAVIENLEPNHLKWVQTVTVVPDSYYRISGYVKIASIAGGGIGANIFPVGIGGGYPATSDTGGEWQRLEFIGQTGKEQTEIGIGAALGGYANLVQGKAYFDDLSVEKLDTVPEGSNIISLDSGAQAPPADADGGSKPEEVPHKVSPAKLLLLSGAFCLFFAFLYTRAFRSERLLRQEDVIYTRWLYVLFGAAFILRIWIGLTAQGYKNDMNTFMAWGQRLTDLGPGKFYEEGYFADYPPGYLYVLYLLSLLRGLFNFAGGSGAETVLFKLPAILSDLVLGWIIYKSARIRLGSGLAMGLMLLFLFNPAVLMDSAAWGQADSFFLIFLLLSIMGGVDKRFVRAAIFFAVATLIKPQALIFTPVLLLAFYHHRAWKQLALGALYGLGIFLVLAAPFFWNNGGFAGLINLYKSTLSSYPYSTVNAFNLYALTDPMWSALDVTWLGIPYRIWGFIFILVAVALAAYYSLNTKDRKDLSKSYFIAMVLITVVFVFGTKMHERYLYPVLILSLFAFMESRDRRFLTLFLGFSLTQYINVGYTLAYLNTGGNPPADGIVLVTAITTIILAIYLLYIGYDVYIRRTAKLLPEPVTPKEAYSADLLLAEGIKPLAPAERRSPLRLKRRDWIWMLGITALYGALALYHLGDNKAPETLWEPAASGKSFYVDLGQARQLERVNVFGGVGTGKFQLEFSQTPDNWSSPLEVSEDVGNVFIWKSQPLNVSARYVKLSVTSPGFTLNEMAFYEQGAPKIPLTIASVTPDSGAAKRGTPANLFDEQSVIPENSNFMNSTYFDEIYHARTAYEHYHNIVPYENTHPPLGKLLIGVGMELFGVNPFGWRIIGTLFGIAMLPLIYIMAIRLFRKTTYAALATGLFALDFMHFTQTRISTIDVYGVFFIMLMFYFMQRYFTMNFYRVPLRTTLVPLFWSGLFFGIGVASKWIVIYGGAGLAIMLALVLFERYREYKAAGRLLAEGKLGGQELKAACRTADQSFWKNTIITLASCIGFFVIIPGIIYSLSFIPSLSASAEGFTLKGLIDAQKNMYNYHSQLVATHPFASSWWEWPFMKRPVWFFSGGEGLPAGKTSSIVTMGNPLIWWTGIFAMLAAVWFTVKRRDKNLYMIWIAFFSQYVPWMLVPRETFLYHYFAMVPFMILSIVYIMKLLDSRFQGARYLRYAYVAAAAILFVMFYPVLSGMQVNSSYIIQVLRWFPSWVF; this is translated from the coding sequence ATGACCAAGAATGTACGTGCAGCGGCAACCGTTATACTAATGCTCTTCTTATTTATTCTTCCTGTAACAAGCATTTATGCCGAAGGGAATCTATTGCAGAACCCGGGCTTTGAAGAAGGGGAAGAGGGGGCACCGGCAGGCTGGAGCAAGGACATGTGGATTGCCGGAGATGCGGCAGGCTCTATATCCGTTCAGTCCGAAGAGGTTCATTCCGGCAGCAAAGCGGCGGTTATCGAGAACCTGGAGCCCAATCACCTGAAGTGGGTGCAGACCGTTACCGTTGTGCCGGATAGCTACTATAGAATCTCTGGATATGTCAAAATAGCCAGCATCGCAGGCGGGGGGATCGGGGCCAACATCTTCCCGGTAGGCATCGGGGGCGGTTATCCCGCTACCAGTGATACCGGCGGTGAATGGCAGCGTCTGGAGTTCATCGGCCAGACCGGCAAGGAGCAGACCGAGATCGGAATCGGCGCTGCGCTCGGCGGCTACGCCAATCTGGTTCAGGGCAAGGCCTATTTCGATGATCTGTCCGTAGAAAAGCTGGATACAGTGCCGGAGGGATCGAATATCATCTCGCTGGACAGCGGAGCCCAGGCTCCCCCGGCAGATGCGGACGGAGGAAGCAAGCCGGAGGAAGTGCCGCATAAGGTATCGCCGGCCAAGCTGCTGCTGCTTTCCGGAGCATTCTGCCTGTTCTTTGCTTTTCTGTACACAAGAGCCTTCCGCAGTGAGCGTCTGCTGAGACAGGAGGATGTTATCTACACCCGCTGGCTGTACGTTTTGTTCGGCGCGGCATTCATCCTGCGGATCTGGATCGGCCTTACGGCACAGGGCTACAAGAATGATATGAATACCTTCATGGCCTGGGGCCAGCGCCTGACTGACCTTGGACCGGGGAAATTCTATGAGGAAGGTTATTTTGCTGATTACCCTCCGGGGTACTTATATGTGCTATATCTGCTGAGCCTGCTGCGCGGATTGTTTAATTTTGCGGGCGGATCAGGCGCCGAGACAGTTCTCTTCAAGCTGCCTGCAATTCTCTCTGATCTGGTGCTTGGCTGGATCATTTATAAGAGTGCGCGAATCAGGCTCGGCTCCGGGCTGGCTATGGGGCTGATGCTGCTGTTCCTGTTCAATCCGGCTGTGCTGATGGACTCGGCAGCCTGGGGGCAGGCGGATTCCTTTTTCCTCATCTTTCTACTGCTCAGTATAATGGGGGGTGTCGATAAGCGCTTTGTACGTGCAGCGATCTTCTTTGCCGTCGCTACATTGATTAAGCCGCAGGCACTGATTTTCACACCTGTGCTGCTGCTCGCCTTCTACCATCACCGGGCCTGGAAGCAGCTTGCGCTGGGAGCCCTGTACGGACTGGGGATTTTTCTTGTCCTCGCAGCTCCGTTTTTCTGGAACAATGGAGGGTTTGCAGGCTTAATTAACCTTTACAAAAGCACACTGTCCTCCTATCCGTATTCCACAGTGAATGCCTTCAATCTGTATGCCTTGACCGATCCGATGTGGTCGGCGCTGGATGTGACCTGGCTCGGCATCCCTTACCGTATATGGGGCTTTATTTTCATCCTGGTTGCAGTTGCACTTGCTGCGTATTATTCCTTGAATACCAAGGACCGCAAGGATCTCTCCAAGTCGTACTTCATCGCTATGGTGCTGATCACGGTTGTCTTCGTATTCGGTACCAAGATGCATGAGCGTTACTTGTATCCGGTACTGATCCTGTCCTTATTCGCCTTCATGGAGAGCCGGGACCGGCGGTTCCTGACCCTGTTCCTCGGTTTCTCCCTGACTCAGTACATCAATGTTGGTTACACACTGGCGTACCTGAATACCGGAGGAAATCCGCCGGCTGACGGCATTGTTCTGGTTACAGCTATTACCACTATCATTCTTGCGATATATCTGCTCTATATTGGATACGATGTATATATCCGCCGAACTGCGAAGCTTTTGCCTGAACCGGTTACTCCCAAGGAGGCGTACTCAGCAGATTTACTGCTTGCAGAAGGCATTAAGCCGCTTGCTCCTGCTGAGCGGCGTTCTCCGCTGAGGCTGAAGCGCAGAGACTGGATCTGGATGCTCGGTATCACCGCCTTGTACGGGGCGCTTGCCCTCTATCATCTGGGTGACAACAAGGCACCTGAGACTCTGTGGGAGCCGGCGGCCAGCGGCAAGAGCTTCTATGTGGATCTGGGGCAGGCCCGTCAGCTGGAGCGGGTTAATGTCTTCGGTGGTGTCGGAACCGGGAAATTTCAGCTGGAATTCAGCCAGACCCCTGATAATTGGAGCAGTCCGCTTGAGGTAAGCGAGGATGTCGGCAATGTCTTCATCTGGAAAAGCCAGCCGCTTAATGTATCCGCAAGATATGTCAAGCTCTCGGTTACATCTCCAGGCTTCACTCTTAATGAGATGGCCTTCTATGAGCAGGGGGCACCGAAGATTCCTCTGACCATAGCAAGCGTAACACCTGATTCAGGAGCAGCTAAAAGAGGAACGCCGGCCAATTTGTTCGACGAGCAGTCCGTCATTCCGGAGAACTCTAATTTCATGAACAGTACGTATTTTGATGAGATCTATCATGCCCGTACAGCTTATGAGCATTATCATAATATTGTGCCTTATGAGAACACGCACCCGCCGCTTGGCAAGCTGCTGATCGGGGTAGGGATGGAGCTGTTCGGCGTCAATCCGTTCGGGTGGCGGATCATAGGTACCTTGTTCGGGATTGCAATGCTGCCGCTGATCTATATCATGGCTATACGGTTGTTCCGTAAGACTACCTATGCGGCACTGGCAACAGGATTGTTCGCTCTGGACTTCATGCATTTCACCCAGACGCGGATATCAACCATCGATGTGTACGGTGTATTCTTCATTATGCTGATGTTCTATTTCATGCAGCGGTATTTCACGATGAACTTCTACCGGGTGCCGCTGCGGACAACGCTTGTTCCGCTGTTCTGGTCAGGACTGTTCTTCGGCATCGGGGTTGCTTCGAAGTGGATCGTGATTTACGGAGGCGCGGGACTTGCTATTATGCTTGCGCTGGTACTGTTTGAACGCTACAGGGAATACAAAGCTGCCGGACGTCTGCTGGCTGAAGGCAAGCTGGGAGGGCAGGAGCTCAAAGCCGCCTGCAGGACTGCAGATCAGTCCTTCTGGAAGAACACGATCATCACGCTGGCCAGTTGCATCGGATTCTTCGTCATCATTCCGGGAATCATATACAGCTTGTCCTTCATTCCTTCACTGTCTGCGTCGGCAGAGGGCTTCACCCTTAAGGGCCTGATTGATGCCCAGAAGAATATGTATAACTATCACAGCCAGCTTGTAGCAACACATCCGTTCGCCTCCTCCTGGTGGGAGTGGCCGTTCATGAAGCGTCCCGTGTGGTTCTTCAGCGGCGGCGAAGGCTTACCCGCAGGCAAGACGAGCAGCATAGTTACCATGGGCAATCCGCTGATCTGGTGGACAGGAATCTTCGCGATGCTGGCCGCCGTATGGTTCACTGTGAAGCGCCGGGACAAGAACCTGTACATGATCTGGATCGCCTTCTTCTCACAATATGTTCCCTGGATGCTTGTACCGCGTGAGACGTTCCTGTACCATTACTTTGCGATGGTGCCGTTTATGA
- a CDS encoding helix-turn-helix transcriptional regulator, giving the protein MNRVAEYRKRAGLSQLALSKEVGVARQTVNLIENDKYNPSLDLCIKLAKALNSDLNTLFWEVNNHAE; this is encoded by the coding sequence ATGAACAGGGTTGCCGAATACAGAAAACGCGCCGGCTTGTCGCAGCTTGCCCTGTCGAAGGAGGTCGGAGTTGCCCGGCAGACGGTCAATCTAATTGAGAATGACAAGTATAATCCTTCATTGGATTTATGCATTAAGCTGGCCAAAGCCCTGAACTCTGATTTGAATACACTTTTCTGGGAGGTAAACAATCATGCTGAGTAA
- the guaA gene encoding glutamine-hydrolyzing GMP synthase has translation MNKPNEIIVVLDFGGQYNQLIARRIRDLGVYSELLPYNTPMEKIKALSPKGIVFSGGPSSVYAENAPHVDPAIYELGLPIFGICYGMQLMAQQQGGKVERSAKREYGKADVEFAPSSVLAAGLESKQTVWMSHGDHVVELPEGFKLDAGTESAPIAAMSNDARKFFAVQFHPEVRHSVKGNEMISNFLYEVCGCEGKWTMESFIEDAVKDIRDKVGNKKVLCALSGGVDSSVVAMLIHRAIGDQLTCMFIDHGLLRKGEAESVMETFVGKFDIHVVKIDARDRFLGKLAGVSDPEQKRKIIGNEFIYCFDEESAKLGDFAFLAQGTLYTDIVESGTATAQTIKSHHNVGGLPEDMKFSLIEPLNTLFKDEVRKLGEELGMPHAIVWRQPFPGPGLAIRVLGEVTEEKLQIVRDSDYILREEIAKAGLDREIWQYFTALPNMKSVGVMGDERTYSYTVGIRAVTSIDGMTADWARIPWDVLEKISVRIVNEVDNVNRIVYDITSKPPATIEWE, from the coding sequence ATGAACAAGCCAAATGAAATAATTGTTGTTCTGGATTTCGGGGGACAGTATAACCAGCTTATCGCGCGCAGAATTCGTGACCTGGGGGTATACAGCGAGCTTCTGCCGTACAATACACCGATGGAGAAGATTAAGGCCTTATCGCCCAAAGGGATTGTATTCTCAGGCGGGCCAAGCAGTGTCTATGCGGAGAATGCACCACATGTAGACCCGGCGATTTACGAGCTCGGGCTGCCGATCTTCGGAATCTGCTATGGGATGCAACTGATGGCTCAGCAGCAGGGCGGCAAGGTGGAACGCTCCGCCAAGCGCGAGTACGGCAAAGCAGATGTGGAATTCGCACCCAGCTCTGTGCTGGCAGCGGGCCTTGAGAGCAAGCAGACCGTATGGATGAGCCACGGGGACCATGTAGTGGAGCTTCCGGAAGGCTTCAAGCTGGATGCCGGTACAGAGAGCGCGCCGATTGCAGCCATGAGTAATGATGCACGCAAATTCTTCGCCGTTCAGTTCCATCCTGAGGTGCGCCACTCCGTGAAGGGGAATGAGATGATCTCGAACTTCCTGTACGAGGTCTGCGGCTGCGAAGGCAAATGGACGATGGAGTCGTTCATCGAGGATGCTGTTAAGGACATCCGGGATAAAGTCGGCAACAAGAAAGTGCTCTGCGCACTCAGCGGCGGCGTAGATTCCTCTGTGGTGGCGATGCTGATTCACCGGGCGATCGGCGATCAGCTGACTTGTATGTTCATTGACCACGGCCTTCTGCGCAAAGGTGAAGCGGAGAGCGTCATGGAGACTTTTGTCGGCAAGTTCGATATCCATGTTGTCAAAATCGACGCCCGTGACCGCTTCCTCGGCAAGCTGGCCGGTGTCTCCGATCCTGAACAGAAACGTAAAATCATCGGCAATGAGTTCATCTACTGCTTCGACGAAGAATCGGCCAAGCTGGGTGACTTCGCGTTCCTGGCCCAAGGTACACTGTATACCGATATCGTAGAGAGCGGTACAGCAACGGCGCAGACGATCAAGTCGCACCACAATGTAGGCGGGCTGCCGGAAGATATGAAATTCAGTCTGATCGAGCCGCTGAACACCCTCTTCAAGGACGAAGTCCGTAAGCTGGGCGAAGAGCTGGGCATGCCGCATGCGATCGTATGGCGTCAGCCTTTCCCGGGTCCGGGTCTTGCGATTCGTGTGCTGGGTGAAGTGACCGAGGAGAAGCTGCAGATCGTCCGCGATTCCGACTATATCCTGCGTGAAGAGATTGCCAAGGCGGGTCTCGACCGTGAGATCTGGCAATATTTCACTGCTCTCCCTAATATGAAGAGTGTCGGCGTAATGGGGGACGAGCGTACTTATTCCTACACCGTAGGTATTCGTGCGGTAACCTCGATTGATGGCATGACCGCCGACTGGGCGCGTATCCCTTGGGATGTGCTGGAGAAAATCTCGGTCCGCATCGTCAACGAAGTGGACAACGTGAACCGCATCGTCTACGACATTACCTCCAAGCCGCCAGCGACGATCGAGTGGGAATAG